Genomic segment of Streptomyces longhuiensis:
GTGATGCAGCAGGCGATGGCGGCGGGCGAACCGGTCGGCCCGATCGTCGAGCGGTACAACGCCCACCTCGCGGAGCGCGCCGTGCCGGAGTGGCGGGCGACCCTCGACGCGCTCCAGGGGCTCCCGGAGATCGGTACCGACGGGCCGGTCGGCTACTTCGGCCTGAACATGGGCACCGCGATCGGCGTGCCGCTGACGGCGATCGAACCCAGGATCACCGCCGCGGTCTTCGGTCTCTTCTGGCCCGAGTCGCTGGCCCGGGCGGCGGGGCAGATCACCGTTCCGATCGAGTTCGCGCTCCAGTGGGACGACGAGCACATTCCACGTGAATCCGGTCTGGCGCTGTTCGACGCCTTCGCCTCGAAGGACAAGACGCTGCACGCCAACGCGGGCCGGCACAAGGAACTCCCGAGGTTCGAGGCCGACAGCGCGGTCCACTTCTTCGTCCGGCATCTAGCCGGAGCGGCCACGTCACCGGCGTGACCTGACCCGACCTGACGGCAGCGGCGTCCGGGCGCCGCTGCCCACCGGTGGGATCACGGGCAGGTGGCGGCTCGCGGCTGAGGGAAGTTACCCTGCGCTGCGGCGCTGATCGGCGGAGATTGGCCGCCGATCCCATGGGAGGTCATTCGTGGACGTGTCACTTCCGGTCCTCCTTGAGGACCACCCCGTCGTCGCCAGCGTCATCGACGACGACGGTCTGCGCGCCGTCCTGGACTCCGAGTGCAAGGTCGTCTTCCTGCTGTACGGGTCCCTGCTGAACCTCCCCGAGATCGTGCAGCGGCTCAAGGACAGCGGCAAGGTCGTCCTGGTCAATGTGGACCTGCTCGAAGGGTTCAGCGGCAAGGACATCGTGGTGCAGTACGTGAAGGAGCACACCTCCGCCGACGGGGTGCTCAGCTCCAAGGCCCACATGGTGCGCGCCGCCCGCGAGGTCGGTCTGTTCGCCGTCCACCGGTTCTTCCTCATCGACTCGAAGTCGTACCGCAATCTCGCGCCGCAGGTCCGCCAGTCCAAGGCCGACTGCGTCGAGATCCTGCCGGGCTGTATGCCGCGGGTCATCTCGTGGGCCGTCCAGGACATCGAAGTGCCTCTGATCGCGGGCGGGCTCGTGTGCGACCGAGAGGATGTGTTCGCGGCGCTGAAGGCGGGGGCCGCGGCCATCGCCTCGTCGAATCGCGACGTCTGGGCCATGTAGAGACCCGGGTCATGCAGACGTCCGGGCCGTCCAAAGGAATGTGGCGCAGGACTCTATTGACACTGCAGATCGGCCCTGCCTAGCATGGCGAACGCACCCGGAGCTCATTCATGGACGCGGGCGCGACAATCAAATAAAGGTTCCGGCCTCGCGCCGGGACAGTTACTAGAGACCAGAGAACAGTAACCTCCGAACACCGGAGTTTGCTGTTCTTTTTTTGTGCCCATTTCCTGTCCACGACGAGGTGGCTGCGGTGATCCGGATGAACAAGGCCCAGAAGTGGCTGAGCTTCTTCGCGCTCTCCATGACCGGCGGAATCATTTTCCAGGTCGCCTACATCAGGTTCGTGTACCTCGAACCTACCTATACGGCGCTGAATCTCAGCTCGCAGCAGTACGGAAACATCATCTCGGCATTCGGTGCCGTGGCCATCGTCATGTATTTCTTCGGCGGCTGGTTCTCCGACAAGTTCTCGCCGAAACTCCTCATCGTGATTTCGCTCGCCGGAATGGGAATCGCCGACCTCTATCTCGCCACCGTTCCCGGATTCTGGGGAATCGTGGCGGCGCACATCCTGATGGCCGTCGTCGGCATGGGGCTGTACTGGTCGGCGCTGGTGAAGTCGATCAGCATGCTCGGCGACTCCGACGAGCAGGGCCGGCTCTTCGGCTTCCTCGAAGGCACCCGCGGCATCGTCTCGACGGCCATCGGCTTCATCGGCACCGCGATCGTCTCCGCCTCCGTCGTGCCCGCGCACGGCGTCCTCACGCTGATCCGGATCTACGGCGTGCTGAGCTTCGTGTTCGCCGCCGTCGTGTTGCTCGTCGTACGCGAGGACAGGACGAGGCTCGCCGGGCTCGGCTCGGCGGCCGTCACCCTCAAGCAGCTCCTTGCGGCGGCCCGCAACCGGTACACCTGGCTCATCGGCGGCACCGCCATGCTGATGTACTGCTTCTACACGACCCTCGGCTACTTCTCGCCGCTGCTCCAGGACAACTACGGCGTCTCCGCCTCCATGATCGCCGTCATCGGCGTCGTGCGGTCCTACGTCTTCCAGTTCGTCGCCGGACCCGCGGGCGGCGTCGTCGTGGACAAGGTGACGCGCTCCTCCGCGGTGTTCCTGCGCTGGATGTTCGCCGGCGGCGCCGTGCTCGCCGCGCTCTTCCTCGTACTGCCGCGCACCGCCTCGCTGGCCTGGCTCGCGCTGGTCATGATGTTCGTCCTGTGCGCACTGGTCTTCGCCTCGCGCGGCGTCTACTGGTCCACGGTCGGCGAGGTGGAGATACCTGAGCAGGAGCGCGGGGGCGTCATCGGGCTCGCGTCCGGCCTCGCGTATCTGCCGGACGCGTTCCTGCCGTCCCTGTGCGCCTGGTGGATCGGTGACTCCTCGGCGAGCCCGAAGGTGCCCGAACAGGGCGGCGGCTACAGCGCGCTGTTCGTCTTCCTGCTCGTGGCCGCACTGCTCGGCCTGGTGATGACGACACTCACCGCCCGCACGCGCCGGCGTGAACTGGCCGCCCGCCACACGGCCCCTGTCGTCGAACGCGTCCTGGCAGGGGTGTGATCGCCGGGTCCTTCGGCTCGCCGCCCCGAGCGCGTAGAACGTATCCATACAGAGATTTACAAAGACTTACAAAGATCAAAAAGAGTCACGAAGAGCAAGAAGATCGGCAGGCATCACATGGACATCACGGACTTCTCCCGGGACTTCTTCTCCCTCGACGGGAAGAACGCGATCGTCACCGGCGGCAACACCGGCCTCGGTCAGGCGTTCTCCCTCGCCCTCGCCAAGGCGGGCGCCGACGTCCTCGTCCCGGCGCTCGCCGACGACGGCGGCGAGACGCGCAAGCTGATCGAGGCCGAGGGCCGGCGCATGGAGTTCCTCGAGGCCGACATCACCGGGGCGGGCGTGCCCCGGCAGGTCGTCGAGCACTGTGCGGACACTCTCGGGTCGGTCGACATCCTGGTGAACTCCG
This window contains:
- a CDS encoding alpha/beta hydrolase, whose amino-acid sequence is MTSFQFTAQTSSNGVVERDFTVGEVTGALWSPAPGSDRAPLVLMGHGGGNHRKSPAMAGRAQRLVAGGGFHVATIDAPGHGGRPRTEHDEREIAVMQQAMAAGEPVGPIVERYNAHLAERAVPEWRATLDALQGLPEIGTDGPVGYFGLNMGTAIGVPLTAIEPRITAAVFGLFWPESLARAAGQITVPIEFALQWDDEHIPRESGLALFDAFASKDKTLHANAGRHKELPRFEADSAVHFFVRHLAGAATSPA
- a CDS encoding MFS transporter, with amino-acid sequence MNKAQKWLSFFALSMTGGIIFQVAYIRFVYLEPTYTALNLSSQQYGNIISAFGAVAIVMYFFGGWFSDKFSPKLLIVISLAGMGIADLYLATVPGFWGIVAAHILMAVVGMGLYWSALVKSISMLGDSDEQGRLFGFLEGTRGIVSTAIGFIGTAIVSASVVPAHGVLTLIRIYGVLSFVFAAVVLLVVREDRTRLAGLGSAAVTLKQLLAAARNRYTWLIGGTAMLMYCFYTTLGYFSPLLQDNYGVSASMIAVIGVVRSYVFQFVAGPAGGVVVDKVTRSSAVFLRWMFAGGAVLAALFLVLPRTASLAWLALVMMFVLCALVFASRGVYWSTVGEVEIPEQERGGVIGLASGLAYLPDAFLPSLCAWWIGDSSASPKVPEQGGGYSALFVFLLVAALLGLVMTTLTARTRRRELAARHTAPVVERVLAGV
- a CDS encoding glycerol-3-phosphate responsive antiterminator; this encodes MDVSLPVLLEDHPVVASVIDDDGLRAVLDSECKVVFLLYGSLLNLPEIVQRLKDSGKVVLVNVDLLEGFSGKDIVVQYVKEHTSADGVLSSKAHMVRAAREVGLFAVHRFFLIDSKSYRNLAPQVRQSKADCVEILPGCMPRVISWAVQDIEVPLIAGGLVCDREDVFAALKAGAAAIASSNRDVWAM